The genome window ttttaaaaaatgatcatGGGCAAATGGGTCGGGAAAATATTGTTTGAAAAGTAAGTCTTTTATGCTACTGAACTCCTCTAAGCTTTTAGTATCCTATTGTATATTCAGCCCCCATAAAATCCAGGATTTTCCCACCCAGCCCCCACTATTCTCTATTGAAATATCAAGCAGGAAAAGCGAGCACTGCAGACAGGGATGCTTACCCTAGACTGTTTTTATTGCCAGGCTGGCCCTCTCTGGCTTCTGGGAACTTGGGTTTCAGGAGAGTTCCCACCACTTCCTACCCAGTGCTCATGATGCTAAAACAGCACACATTCAAAAAGGTCTCTCATGCTGAACGCCTGACTTCCTTTCTGGAAGGCTGAATGTTGCACAGCAGTGGACAATGCCAGTGACTGTCTCCAAATGCAATCTTTGGGTCTTTGGTTACTaagttcctttcttccttttttccttttttcttttggtgaacCGCGATAAGCTTCAAGACTCTACAGGGCATACCCACTTCCCAGAGAAGGGTCTTTCAAAGGCAGGAAACAGTCGTCCAGATGTGTGCAGCTACTTGTCATTTGCGTGCGTGGCTGGGTTTTTCCTTTCAGACTACTCGAACTCCTGGTTCCCCCATATGTAGATCGGATTGGACACCACAGAATGGCGGAGCCATGTGAGGATGCGCCCGAGTGTTCTGTGCAGCACTTTGGGGATGGCTTTGCTGAAGTACTCAGGGAAGGCATGCTGCTCAATGGGCGACAAGCTGTAGGGGACAATGTTCTGCATCTTTAATCAGGTTCCCAGACTCGCGGCCCACGGTGGCAGGGGCTCTGAGGATGGAGGATGTGCTCGTGGCTCAGTCTCGAATGGGACTCTACCGCCCCACACCAGCACTACATACTGGGTCACCTCTGCCATCATGGCTCTGAGCCCGACTTCCCAGTTACCAAGTTTCTAATGAACATGTTTAGTAGACACTTCATATGTCTTACCACAGATCACTGCTGGACTCATTCTGTTGGACTCCACCCGCAAAAGACTCTTGAAGGCTAGAGCCTGGTT of Meriones unguiculatus strain TT.TT164.6M chromosome 8, Bangor_MerUng_6.1, whole genome shotgun sequence contains these proteins:
- the LOC110561759 gene encoding cytochrome b-c1 complex subunit 8-like produces the protein MQNIVPYSLSPIEQHAFPEYFSKAIPKVLHRTLGRILTWLRHSVVSNPIYIWGNQEFE